The nucleotide sequence TTTGTCGTCGGGCTGCTTCGCGGTGATCGTGCACGAGCTGCTGCACGGAAAGCCGCTGCTCGACGCGGTGGCGACCGCACGGGCCGAGCTCGTCAAGCATCCCGGGCACGAAGAGCAGAGCGCGGCGCTCGACGCGGCTCTGGCAGAGCAAGGGCCGCCGACGCCGGAGAAGCTGGAGCGGCTCGGACAGGGCAACGTCGGCGAGACCGCGTTGTCGATGTCGGTGTACGTCGCCCTGACCACCACGGACGCCGACTCGGCGCTGCTCGCGGCGGTCAACCACAGCGGCGACAGCGACTCGACCGGTTCGGTCTGCGGCAACCTCGTCGGTGCGATGTACGGCGAGGAAGCTCTGCGGCAAAGCTGGCTGGACCAGCTGGAACTCCGCGATGTCATCGTCGGCCTTGCGGACGACGCGCTCACCGAATTCGGCCCGGGTGCGCCGGGCGAAGACCGGTGGTTCGCTCGGTACCCGGTCGACTAGGTTTTGGGCTACTGGGGACGGGGAGGACAAACGTGCGCAACCGGGTTGAAGTGGCCGAACGCCCGGACGGCCTGTACGCGGCGTGGGGTGAGGGGACCTACCGCGCGCAACGGTCGACCACGGACGGCACCGTGCTGCTGTCCGTGCTGCCGGAGGAAGAAGCGCCGGAGGGCTTCGACAAGGAGTTCGACGGGCGTCCGGCGCGGGTGGTGCCGGCGAGCGAGGTGCCGTCGACGTTCACCCTGCGGACCTTCGCCGAGTACGACGGCGAGGTCTTCGAGGTCGCGCCGGGCGACCGGCCGGAGCTGACCTTGCGCTGGGTCCGCGACGACGCCGCCCGCGCGGCCCAGCTGGGCCTGACCGACTTCTCGGTCACCGTGCCGGCCAAGCAGGTCACGGCGCTGTGGCAGACGCGGCTGGAGTTCACCGAGACGCTGGAGGCGCGGCCGCAGCCGGGCACCGGCGACCAGAACGCGCTGCTGCGCGCCATCGGCCGGACACTGCTGCACACCGTGCCCGGTGGCTGGGCGCGGGTCGGCGCGCAGTTCCGGCAGGTCGGGGACTACGCCGAGATCGAGGTCCGCGCGGTCGGCGACGAGGACGGCCCGGTGTCGGTGTCGCTGCCTGCCGCGCCCAAGCTCGGCGGGCTCTTCGCGCGGCTGCGGGCGGCGATGTTCCAGGCCGAGGCCGGCACGTGGTTCCAGGGCACGTTCACCCTCGACGACCAGTCGCAGTTCGACTTCGACTTCGACGCCGACCGCGAGCCGGACTGGCGGGTGCCGCCCAACGAGGGCGGCCGCCCGTCGACCGCCGCCTACGAGCTGGAGCTGGCCACCTACCCGCGGGCGCCGAAGCACCTGCCGGCGTGGCTGACGGCGAAGGCCGGGCTGCCGCTGGACGTCGTGTTCCGGCACGCGCGGGTCGCCGACTCCCACGTCGAAGGTGAGCGCCCGGTGGTCACCCGGCCGCCGGTGCCGCCGGACCAGGTCCGCGGCCTGCTCGACTACCTGTTCCGGGCGCCGGTGGCGCTGCACCGGCCCGCGCCGCTGCCGGACATCTTCGGCGCGCCGGGGGCCAAGCCGGACGTGCCGAACGCGTTCCACACCGACGGCACCTGGATCTGGCCCGCCGCCGTGCCGCACTACCTGCGCAAGTACGGGGTACCGCCGGAGCCTGAGCTGGTCGAACAGGCACGCGCGGCGGGCTTCCGGCCGCCGTTCGTCCGCGAACTCGTCCGCGCGACGGCCGAGGCGGAGGTCCTCGGCCAGCCGCGGCCGCCGCAGACGGCCGCGGATCTGCCGGACGAGCGCGCCCTCGCCCGCGTCGCCCGCGGCGAGCAGGTCCGGAACCTGCGTGGCGCCGAGACCCTCGAGCTGCTCCAGCAGCGGCTCGCCGAGCACGGCGTGCCGGCGGCGGCCTACCGGATCGGCGCCAACGAGGTGCCGGTCGAAGGCGTCTGGACGCTGCGCCGCGCCGAGAACGGCTGGGAGGTTTCGCGGCCGCCGTCCGACGAGCCGGTGGCGTTCGGCTCGCTCGGCGACGCGGCCCGGTTCCTGCTGGGCGTGCTGCTGATGCTGCCGCCGAGGCCGGCGGAGGAGTCCGACCAGCCTGCCGACTGGCCGATCCTGCCGATGCGCGGCGAACCGCCGTTGAACTTCTACCGCGGCAAGCGCCTGATCACGCTGCCGCCGGGCACCATGGTCGTCCGGTTCGGCAACGAGACCGGCAACCTGGTGCACGCCGACGGCTCGCGGTTCGTCGAGACGGCGCTGGCGTTCGAGCGCGAACGTGAGAAGCGGCTGTACCGGGCGCAGCGCGCGATCCGCGTGCTGACCGGCGTGGCGGCGCCGTGGGGCGGGATGCCGGGTGGCGCGGTCGCCCACCTGCTGCCCCGGCCGCTCGCCCAGCACGTCGAGACCGGCTCGCTCAGCAGGCAGTGATCAGGACGGCGGGCGACCACCAGTAGTCGGCGAGCGGGGTGACGTCGACGTCGGTGAAGCCCGCCGTCGTGAGCTGCTCGGCCCAGACCGAAGCGGGGTGCTCCCAGTTCGTCCGCTGCTGCCCGGAGACGATCCCGAGCAGCACCGGCAGCAGGAAGCCCTGGGCGACCAGCGTGGCGTCTTCGCCGTACTCGGCCACCCCGCGCTCGTAGCGCTCGACGAGCGAGCGGAGGTGCTCCGGCGAGCCTTCCTCGAACTCGGGGACGTCGAACTCGGCGAGCACCAGCGTCCCGGTCCGCGGCTGCAGCGCGCGCAGCACCTCCGCGCGCTGCTCCGGCTCGATGGACTGCAGCGCGAACGTCGATTGGACGAAGTCCCAGCCGAGGTCGTCGCGGGCCAGGAAGTCCTGCGCGGTCGACTGCCAGCACTGAGCGGACGGCACCCGCTCGTGGACGCCCTCGAGCAGCGCGGCCGACGGTTCGACCAGGTCGATCCGCGGCGGGAGGTGCGATGCCTGCTCCAGCGCGGGCACCACGGCGAGGCCGTCACCGCAGCCCAGGTCCAGCAGGGAATCCGGCTTCCCGGCGTCGTACCTCGCGGCCAGCTCGGCGCTCAGCGCCCGGTACAGCTCGACGTTGCCGCCGCCGCGGATGAACGCCGTGAACGCGCTCGGCTGGTCGTACACCGGCGCCGAGTCGTCCGCGGCCAGGTACGTCCGCAGTTCGTCCGCCAGCGTGGAGCCGGCCAGCCCGGCCTGGGCGGTAAGTTCGGCGGCCTGGTCGCGGTCACCGGACCGGTAGGCGGCGAGGGCGTCGGTGAGCAGCTCGATCGAGGTCATGGTCAGGACATATCAGAACGGGACCCACAACGTCACTCGCGTGCCACCCCCGGCGAGCCCCGACTCGACCAGCGACGTCCCGCCGACCTCGGCCAGCCGGGCGGTGATCGACTCGCTGATGCCGAACCCGGCGGGGTGGTCGGCCGCGCTGAACCCGCTCCCGTGGTCGCGGGTGATCACCGCGATGCCGCCGTCGCGCTCCTCGACGCGGACCACGACGCGGTCCGTGCCGGAGTGCTTCATCGTGTTCCGCATCGCCTCGCGGACGGCGTCGCGGATGGCGATCTGCCGAACCTCCGACAGCGTGTCGTCGTCGAGCTCGGCCACTACGAGCTGGGCGCGCAGGCCGTCGCGGGCCATCTCGGCGGCGAGCGCGGCGAGCTTCTCGCCCAGCGGCCGGGCGCCGGCCTCCGCCCGCTCGGAGGCCGCCGACTCGATCGTGTGCCGGATCTCCATCGCCTGCGCCCGCGCCAGCCGCTGGATCTCCACCAGCCGCTCCTCGGCGTCACCGGGGCCGGACAGCGCCATCGCTTCCAGGGTCTGCAGCACGGTGTCGTGCAGCCTCCGGTGCTGCTGGGCGCGCTCGGCGAGCCGCCCGTTGCGGGTGCCGTAGGCCAGCGCCAGGCGGGTGCCGAGGCCGGTCAGCACCAGTGCGGCGGTGGCCAGGAAGAGCTCCGCGAGCAGCACGGAGTACGTCGAGAACGCGGCGCCGACCTGGAACCGGCCGGTGTTCAGCCAGTTCGCCAGCATCCGCAGCGGGAAGCCGAGCAGCCCGAACACCAGCCCGCTCGGCAGGCCCAGCGCGAGCGTCAGCAGGCCGATCTCGCCGTACACGTGGACGCTGGTGACCGCGAGCGCGTCGAAGTACGCCTGCGTGGGCACGGTCAGTGCGATGACCAGCGGCGAAAGCACCGTGAAGGCCAGGTCGACGGCCAGCAGCTTGCCGGCGTCGCGGCCGCGGAACGGCGCCGAGCGGAACATCCAGCGGAGGCCGATGAAGTTCAGCGCCACCGACAGGAGCGCGAACACCCCGACCGGCAGCAGCCCGGTCGTGCCGTGCTGGAGGACGTAGACACCGAGCTGGCCGGGCACCGCGAGCAGCCGGTAGGCCAGCGGGATGAGCACGACGTACCGGGTGGCGCGCAGCAGCAGGCTGTCGCGCTCGGTGGGGTCGATCGGCCCGGACATCCGGGAGATGCGCCGCAGCGCGTGCATCGGCGCCGGATCGGCGATCTCGTCGGGCAGCTCACTCGTGGCGGTGGCGATCGCGGGGGCACCGCGCCTCAGCAGCGCCACCAGGAAGCTGCCCCCGCCCGCCACGCCTCACGCGTCCCCGACGCCGTTTTCCGCGGCCCACTTCTTCAGCTCGGCGACCGCCTCGTCGTGGTCCAGCGGCCCGCGGTCCAGGCGCAGCTCCTTGAGGAACTTCCACGCCTTCCCGACGTCCGGGCCCGGCTTGAGGCCGAGCAGCGCCATGATCTGCTCGCCGTTGAGGTCCGGCCGCACGCGGTCGAGGTCCTCCTTGGCCTTGAGCGCGGCGATCCGGGCCTCGAGGTCGTCGTAGGTCGCCTGCAGCACGGCCGCCTTCCGGCGGTTGCGGGTGGTGCAGTCGGCGCGGACCAGCTTGTGCAGCCGGGTCAGCAGGGGCCCGGCGTCGGTGACGTACCGGCGGACCGCCGAGTCCGTCCACTCACCTTTGCCGTAGCCGTGGAACCGCAGGTGGAGGAACACGAGCTGGGAGACGTCGTCGACGATCTCCTTCGAGAACTTCAGCGCCCGCAAACGTTTGCGGGCCATCCGCGCACCGACCACCTCGTGGTGGTGGAAGCTGACGCCGCCGCCCTCCTGGAACTCCCGGGTCGCCGGCTTGCCGACGTCGTGCAGCAGGGCGGCCAGCCGCAGGATCAGATCAGGCTCGGAGGTCGGCTCGTGCGAAGACTCCAGGTCGATCGCCTGGGCGAGCACGGTCAGCGAGTGCTGGTAGACGTCCTTGTGCTGGTGGTGCTCGTCGATCGCCAGCCGCATCCCGGCCACCTCGGGCAGCACCCGGTCGGCCAGCCCGGTGTCGACCAGCAGCTCCAGCCCCGGCCGCGGGTCGGCCGCCAGCAGCAGCTTCGACAGCTCGGCCTGCACCCGCTCGGCGGTGATCCGGTCGATCTCCTCGGCCATCGACGTCATCGCGTCGACCACCCGCGGCGCGGCGGCGAAGTCCAGCTGCGCGGCGAAGCGGGCCGCTCGCAGCATCCGCAGCGGGTCGTCGGCGAACGACTCCTGCGGCGTCGCCGGGGTGTCCAGGACCCGCTCGCGCAGGGCGCTCAGCCCGTCGTGCGGGTCGATGAACGTCTTGGACGCCAGGTCGACGGCCATCGCGTTGACCGTGAAGTCGCGGC is from Amycolatopsis mediterranei and encodes:
- a CDS encoding TNT domain-containing protein (This protein contains a domain related to Tuberculosis Necrotizing Toxin, which is the C-terminal effector domain of outer membrane channel protein CpnT, and which has a lethal NAD+-glycohydrolase activity.), which codes for MRNRVEVAERPDGLYAAWGEGTYRAQRSTTDGTVLLSVLPEEEAPEGFDKEFDGRPARVVPASEVPSTFTLRTFAEYDGEVFEVAPGDRPELTLRWVRDDAARAAQLGLTDFSVTVPAKQVTALWQTRLEFTETLEARPQPGTGDQNALLRAIGRTLLHTVPGGWARVGAQFRQVGDYAEIEVRAVGDEDGPVSVSLPAAPKLGGLFARLRAAMFQAEAGTWFQGTFTLDDQSQFDFDFDADREPDWRVPPNEGGRPSTAAYELELATYPRAPKHLPAWLTAKAGLPLDVVFRHARVADSHVEGERPVVTRPPVPPDQVRGLLDYLFRAPVALHRPAPLPDIFGAPGAKPDVPNAFHTDGTWIWPAAVPHYLRKYGVPPEPELVEQARAAGFRPPFVRELVRATAEAEVLGQPRPPQTAADLPDERALARVARGEQVRNLRGAETLELLQQRLAEHGVPAAAYRIGANEVPVEGVWTLRRAENGWEVSRPPSDEPVAFGSLGDAARFLLGVLLMLPPRPAEESDQPADWPILPMRGEPPLNFYRGKRLITLPPGTMVVRFGNETGNLVHADGSRFVETALAFEREREKRLYRAQRAIRVLTGVAAPWGGMPGGAVAHLLPRPLAQHVETGSLSRQ
- a CDS encoding class I SAM-dependent methyltransferase, whose amino-acid sequence is MTSIELLTDALAAYRSGDRDQAAELTAQAGLAGSTLADELRTYLAADDSAPVYDQPSAFTAFIRGGGNVELYRALSAELAARYDAGKPDSLLDLGCGDGLAVVPALEQASHLPPRIDLVEPSAALLEGVHERVPSAQCWQSTAQDFLARDDLGWDFVQSTFALQSIEPEQRAEVLRALQPRTGTLVLAEFDVPEFEEGSPEHLRSLVERYERGVAEYGEDATLVAQGFLLPVLLGIVSGQQRTNWEHPASVWAEQLTTAGFTDVDVTPLADYWWSPAVLITAC
- a CDS encoding sensor histidine kinase, yielding MAGGGSFLVALLRRGAPAIATATSELPDEIADPAPMHALRRISRMSGPIDPTERDSLLLRATRYVVLIPLAYRLLAVPGQLGVYVLQHGTTGLLPVGVFALLSVALNFIGLRWMFRSAPFRGRDAGKLLAVDLAFTVLSPLVIALTVPTQAYFDALAVTSVHVYGEIGLLTLALGLPSGLVFGLLGFPLRMLANWLNTGRFQVGAAFSTYSVLLAELFLATAALVLTGLGTRLALAYGTRNGRLAERAQQHRRLHDTVLQTLEAMALSGPGDAEERLVEIQRLARAQAMEIRHTIESAASERAEAGARPLGEKLAALAAEMARDGLRAQLVVAELDDDTLSEVRQIAIRDAVREAMRNTMKHSGTDRVVVRVEERDGGIAVITRDHGSGFSAADHPAGFGISESITARLAEVGGTSLVESGLAGGGTRVTLWVPF
- a CDS encoding CCA tRNA nucleotidyltransferase; the encoded protein is MNDVVEKQVVELMQVSPLAEELAERFARAGHRLYLVGGSVRDALLGRRSGDLDFTTDARPDRVLKIVSGWGDAVWDVGIAFGTVGVTKKGMQLEITTFRADSYDRVGRNPEVTFGDSIEGDLLRRDFTVNAMAVDLASKTFIDPHDGLSALRERVLDTPATPQESFADDPLRMLRAARFAAQLDFAAAPRVVDAMTSMAEEIDRITAERVQAELSKLLLAADPRPGLELLVDTGLADRVLPEVAGMRLAIDEHHQHKDVYQHSLTVLAQAIDLESSHEPTSEPDLILRLAALLHDVGKPATREFQEGGGVSFHHHEVVGARMARKRLRALKFSKEIVDDVSQLVFLHLRFHGYGKGEWTDSAVRRYVTDAGPLLTRLHKLVRADCTTRNRRKAAVLQATYDDLEARIAALKAKEDLDRVRPDLNGEQIMALLGLKPGPDVGKAWKFLKELRLDRGPLDHDEAVAELKKWAAENGVGDA